In a single window of the Prevotella melaninogenica genome:
- a CDS encoding PqqD family protein — MKVKNGFNLREVCGERIIVAEGDENIDFSNIISMNESSAYLWEEVQKMDSFTVDNLVELICNQYEIDEDTARKDATMLAAQWGTAGIIEGEDIPADASALKKETVSEEDKSTHLETATSEEKPKKKGFFERLFG, encoded by the coding sequence ATGAAAGTAAAGAATGGTTTCAACCTCCGTGAAGTATGCGGAGAACGTATCATCGTTGCAGAAGGAGATGAAAATATTGACTTCAGCAATATAATTTCTATGAACGAAAGTTCTGCATACTTATGGGAAGAGGTGCAGAAGATGGATTCTTTTACAGTAGATAACCTCGTAGAGTTAATCTGCAATCAATATGAAATTGACGAGGATACAGCTCGCAAGGATGCAACAATGCTTGCTGCTCAATGGGGCACTGCAGGTATCATTGAGGGTGAGGACATTCCTGCAGACGCTTCTGCTCTTAAAAAAGAAACGGTCTCTGAGGAAGATAAATCTACACACCTCGAAACAGCTACAAGTGAGGAGAAGCCTAAAAAGAAAGGCTTCTTTGAGCGTCTCTTTGGTTAA
- a CDS encoding S24/S26 family peptidase yields the protein MSKTVLTTSEIQFANAEFLPEVVKMLNEGHTVTLRLRGYSMRPFLENDRDKALLVKPTTIKVGDPVLAEITPRHFVLHRIDRIEGDNVTLRGDGNLGVEYCKKENIVGAVIGFYRKGRKEIDATDAWKWKIYSFIWTRLLPLRRYLLGIYRRIWIPIFGTI from the coding sequence ATGTCAAAGACTGTACTTACTACTTCTGAAATCCAGTTTGCTAATGCTGAGTTTCTACCAGAAGTTGTCAAGATGTTGAATGAAGGACATACTGTAACATTACGCCTTCGTGGCTATTCTATGCGCCCTTTCCTTGAAAACGACCGAGACAAGGCTTTGTTGGTAAAGCCTACAACGATAAAGGTTGGCGACCCTGTCTTAGCAGAGATAACTCCCCGACACTTCGTCTTACATCGTATAGACAGAATAGAGGGTGACAACGTAACTTTAAGAGGCGATGGCAACCTTGGTGTTGAGTATTGCAAGAAGGAGAATATTGTTGGAGCAGTCATTGGTTTCTACCGGAAAGGACGGAAAGAAATAGATGCTACAGATGCTTGGAAATGGAAGATTTATAGTTTTATTTGGACTCGACTTCTCCCTCTCCGAAGATATCTATTAGGCATTTACAGACGTATTTGGATTCCAATCTTTGGTACCATCTAA